In the genome of Paenibacillus pabuli, the window TTATCCTTTGCCATCTATTATTTAATGAAAAATCCGGATACACTCGCCAAGGCTCAAGCTGAAGCAGATCAGATTCTGAAAGATCCGGTTCCAACATACAACCAGGTCCGCAATCTGAAATATATTCGTATGGTTTTGAACGAAGCATTGCGGTTGTGGCCTACGGCTCCAGCATTCTCCTTATACGCGAAGAAAGACCTTGTTCTGGACGGGAAATATCCTTTGCAAAAAGGGGATAGTGTCAGTGTACTTATTCCCAAGCTGCACCGGGACCGCGATGCGTGGGGTGACGATGTGGAAGCATTCCGTCCGGAACGGTTCGAAGATCCAAGCAAGGTGCCACATGACGCCTATAAACCGTTTGGTAATGGTCAGCGGGCCTGTATTGGACAGCAGTTCGCTCTTCAGGAAGCAACACTTGTGCTGGGCATGGTTCTGAAGCATTTTGAATTGATCGATCATGCGGACTACCAGTTGAAAGTGAAAGAAACATTGACGCTCAAACCCGATAACTTTACGATCCGTGTTCGTGCGCGCGGGGGGCAGCCGGTCATGGCTGTTCCGGGCGTTGCTGTGGAGGAACCGACTCCAGTTGCCAAAAGACAAGAGCCAGATACAGCCAATGCCCATCACACCCCGATGCTTGTCCTGTATGGATCCAATCTGGGGACTGCGGAAGGCATTGCGCGTGAGATCGCAGATACCGCTAGATACCAGGGATTCCGCAGCGAAGTGGCTACTTTGGATGATCGTGTAGGCAAACTGCCCAATGAAGGCGCCGTCATCATTGTGAGTGCATCTTACAATGGTCAGCCACCTAGCAATGCTAAGGATTTCGTCGAATGGATTGAACATGCGGATGCAGGGGAATTCCAAGGTGTTCGATTCTCCGTTCTCGGATGTGGGGACCACAACTGGGCCAGCACGTACCAGCGTATTCCGCGTTTGATTGATGCGCAGTTATCTTCCAAAGGAGCAGAACGGTTATCTCCCATCGGAGAAAGTGATGCCAGCGGGGACTTTGAGAAACAGGTTGGAGACTGGACCGAGCAACTATGGCCGGATCTGGCACGAACACTGGGCCTCAAGTTGAACACAAGCTCAGGCAGCGAGCGCAGTTCCTTGTCCGTACAGTTTGTCAGTGGACTCGCAGTAACGCCGCTCGCGGATACGTATGATGCACACGTTGCTGAAGTGCTTGAGAATCGGGAGCTTCACGATGCAGGCAGTGAACGAAGCACACGTCATCTGGAGATTAAGCTGCCTGAAGGTGCAACGTATAAGGAAGGCGATCACCTGGGCATTTTACCGCAAAACCCGCCTGAGCTTGTAGAACGAGTACTGAAGAGATATGGATTCACAGGTACGGAACATCTGGTTCTGGATGCATCCGGTCGCAGCGCAGCTCATTTGCCATTGCACCAACCGGTTAATCTGGTCGATCTGCTCAGTCACAGTGTGGAGCTTCAGGAAGCGGCAACTCGGGCCCAACTGAGGGAACTCGCGGCGTACACGGTATGTCCACCCCATAAGAAGGAGCTCGAAGCGCTACTTGATGAGTCTGTATACATGGAAGAAGTACGTAAGAAACGTATATCCATGCTGGATTATTTGGTGAAATACGAAGCATGTGAGCTGCCTTTCGGACGGTTTTTGGAACTGCTGCCTTCCCTGAAAGCCCGATATTATTCAATCTCCAGCTCACCGCGAGTGCAGCCTGAGCAGGCCAGCATAACCGTCAGCGTAGTGCGGGCTCCAGCGTGGAGTGGTCAGGGAGAATATAAAGGCATAGCGTCCAACTATCTGGCGAACCTGAAGCCTGGTGAAGAGGTAGTCATGTTCATACGCACGCCTGAGTCCGGGTTCGAGCTGCCAGAAAGTGCAGAGGCTCCAGTTATTATGGTTGGGCCGGGGACGGGCGTAGCCCCATTCCGTGGTTTCCTGCAGGCAAGACGTGTACTGAAGGAAGAGGGTCAGCAGGTTGGCGAGGCCCATCTGTATTTTGGATGCCGCAACCCTGAACATGATTATTTATATAAAAATGAACTCGAAACAGCCGAACAAGAGGGTCTTGTCCAGCTTCATACCGCTTTCTCCCGTGTGGACGGGGAAGAGAAATGTTACGTGCAGCATCTGATGAGAGATGATGCACACCAATTGATTCCTCTGCTGGAACAGGGTGGACATCTATATGTTTGCGGCGATGGCAGCAAGATGGCACCTGATGTTGAAGCAACACTTAAGAAAGCTTACGCTGATGTCAGCGGTAACTCGACGGAGCAAGCCGATGCGTGGTTAGAACGTTTGCAGCAGGAAGGTCGTTATGCCAAAGATGTGTGGACAGGTATCTGAGTGATACGATCCTGATTTCAATAATGGATAGGCATCTGCGCGGTGAGACACAGAAGGGTTCTGTGCTCACCGCTTTTGGCTATGGCACAATATCCGAGCAGACTTATGCACCTTTGAGTTATACTAGGGAAGAGAAATATGCATATCATGACATGGGATAGATCCAGGGTATGGATGGTTTCTCTAATCGAGCGATTGCAGGCACAGACAGATATGAATTCAGTGATGTCTGGTCTCGTTATTTTTTCTTTTTATTCGTTGGGCGATAGATCGATTCGACCTGGGTTAGCGGAAAGAGAATACGTGAGCTGAATTTACCTTTTCCCTGCAGTTCAATGTAATCCATACCTACCCCGACAAGTCGAATATTGTTAAAGGCGTTTCTGGATGGGAATACCGTCCGGATGCCTACCCGTATGCCTCGCCGTGCTCGTGGTACATCAAATACACGAATGGAAAACAGACTGAGTGGAATAAATAACTGCCGATTGACTTTGATGAAATTGCGCGGATATACTTTGCTAATGATTCCAGGTTCCAGACCGGACAATGGAGCATTCAGTTCTGCCAGATGTCCCTGGACCTCGGCCAGACGCTGCTGAAGTGTTTTTCCTGTATGAAGTTGGTGCCAATTCATAAGCAATCCTCCGTTCGCCATTTATACCTACTATATGAGTGGACGAGGGCGAAAGGTGAGCAAATTGGCGCCCATGTTACTCATGATAAGGTACAACTTAAGATATAGGGAGTGATTCAAATGAACGTGGAAATGTATAAAGACCTCATTCGCGATGAACGTGGCAACTATTATATTGCGGTACAGATGGAGGGTAATGAGCTTACGCTCGTTAACGCATTTGTTGAAGCATCGTTTACACCGGAACTGATTTATAATGAAGATTTTCGGAATAAACATAAAGAAATGGAAGGCGGCTTTGTGGGCAAAATCGCAATGGACCTTCTTCGGCATGACGTGGTCATGGGTTTGAAACAAATCGACCGCAAGCTGCTGGAACTGTCTGAAGTCGAACAGAAGTACATGGTGAACTATATCGATACGATTGAGTTCTATCGCCACCCTGCGTGGGAGCGAAAAGCCTAAGAAAAGGTTGGCTTTCTCGTATAAATAAAGGGAGTCTTCGAAATTAACTTCTCTTCATCCGTCGTGGACAGCCCATACGGTATTAAATTGTAAAAGCGCAAGTGCAGGGG includes:
- a CDS encoding bifunctional cytochrome P450/NADPH--P450 reductase, which translates into the protein MAQISVPQPKTFGPLGNLPQINTDEPVQSLVKLAEEYGPIFRMDYPGRSELYISGHELVAQVSDESKFDKRVWAPLEKVRAFAGDGLFTSWTQEPNWKKAHNVLLPSFSQRAMQGYHNKMIDLAVQLVQKWSRLNPDETVNVPDDMTRLTLDTIGLCGFNYRFNSFYREEPHPFITSMVRALDESMSSLQRLRLQDKLMITKKKQFEQDIRSMFSLVDHIIAERKQQPQEGADDLLSHMLSGKDPETGETLDDENIRYQIITFLIAGHETTSGLLSFAIYYLMKNPDTLAKAQAEADQILKDPVPTYNQVRNLKYIRMVLNEALRLWPTAPAFSLYAKKDLVLDGKYPLQKGDSVSVLIPKLHRDRDAWGDDVEAFRPERFEDPSKVPHDAYKPFGNGQRACIGQQFALQEATLVLGMVLKHFELIDHADYQLKVKETLTLKPDNFTIRVRARGGQPVMAVPGVAVEEPTPVAKRQEPDTANAHHTPMLVLYGSNLGTAEGIAREIADTARYQGFRSEVATLDDRVGKLPNEGAVIIVSASYNGQPPSNAKDFVEWIEHADAGEFQGVRFSVLGCGDHNWASTYQRIPRLIDAQLSSKGAERLSPIGESDASGDFEKQVGDWTEQLWPDLARTLGLKLNTSSGSERSSLSVQFVSGLAVTPLADTYDAHVAEVLENRELHDAGSERSTRHLEIKLPEGATYKEGDHLGILPQNPPELVERVLKRYGFTGTEHLVLDASGRSAAHLPLHQPVNLVDLLSHSVELQEAATRAQLRELAAYTVCPPHKKELEALLDESVYMEEVRKKRISMLDYLVKYEACELPFGRFLELLPSLKARYYSISSSPRVQPEQASITVSVVRAPAWSGQGEYKGIASNYLANLKPGEEVVMFIRTPESGFELPESAEAPVIMVGPGTGVAPFRGFLQARRVLKEEGQQVGEAHLYFGCRNPEHDYLYKNELETAEQEGLVQLHTAFSRVDGEEKCYVQHLMRDDAHQLIPLLEQGGHLYVCGDGSKMAPDVEATLKKAYADVSGNSTEQADAWLERLQQEGRYAKDVWTGI